One part of the Mytilus trossulus isolate FHL-02 chromosome 11, PNRI_Mtr1.1.1.hap1, whole genome shotgun sequence genome encodes these proteins:
- the LOC134690369 gene encoding uncharacterized protein LOC134690369 isoform X2 — MNFDGSIFVFILIVYSFFTTCTNVHRIGENNDTKWFPGTDIPSRSSNYGSDLNNAKLVLNLHSNAIKESDNGVYKCKINTMNGVYSDTLEVDWRGGNDNSSVRPTESVLLYLAAFLLLKSNLY; from the exons ATGAATTTCGATGgaagtatttttgtgtttattctTATAGTATATTCATTctttacaacatgtacaa ATGTTCATAGAATTGGAGAAAACAATGATACAAAATGGTTTCCAGGCACGGACATTCCATCAAGATCTTCCAATTATGGTTCAGATTTAAACAATGCcaaattagttttaaatttacattCAAATGCCATCAAGGAATCTGACAATGGagtttacaaatgtaaaattaatacaatGAATGGTGTCTATAGCGATACGTTGGAAGTTGATTGGAGAG gagGCAATGACAACTCATCTGTCAGACCTACGGAATCAGTTTTACTGTACCTCGCTGCTTTTTTGCTGTTAAAAAGCAATTTGTATTAG
- the LOC134690369 gene encoding uncharacterized protein LOC134690369 isoform X1 yields MNFDGSIFVFILIVYSFFTTCTTGADVHDNTESENKTVNIKFSNTFYSISCQLADYQHTNVYWIKLSKEINGSYWDIVDVHRIGENNDTKWFPGTDIPSRSSNYGSDLNNAKLVLNLHSNAIKESDNGVYKCKINTMNGVYSDTLEVDWRGGNDNSSVRPTESVLLYLAAFLLLKSNLY; encoded by the exons ATGAATTTCGATGgaagtatttttgtgtttattctTATAGTATATTCATTctttacaacatgtacaa CTGGAGCAGATGTTCATGATAATACAGAATCggaaaataaaactgttaatatcaagttttcaaatacattttattctaTTAGTTGCCAACTTGCCGATTATCAACATACTAATGTCTATTGGATTAAGttatcaaaagaaataaatggaAGTTATTGGGATATTGTAGATGTTCATAGAATTGGAGAAAACAATGATACAAAATGGTTTCCAGGCACGGACATTCCATCAAGATCTTCCAATTATGGTTCAGATTTAAACAATGCcaaattagttttaaatttacattCAAATGCCATCAAGGAATCTGACAATGGagtttacaaatgtaaaattaatacaatGAATGGTGTCTATAGCGATACGTTGGAAGTTGATTGGAGAG gagGCAATGACAACTCATCTGTCAGACCTACGGAATCAGTTTTACTGTACCTCGCTGCTTTTTTGCTGTTAAAAAGCAATTTGTATTAG